Proteins found in one Leucoraja erinacea ecotype New England chromosome 34, Leri_hhj_1, whole genome shotgun sequence genomic segment:
- the slc18a3a gene encoding probable vesicular acetylcholine transporter-A: protein MATTAVVGLAKSAVVKFSDVVGERSKQISGAVHEPKRQRKILLVIVCIAMLLDNMLYMVIVPIIPDYLETIRTYKLVYLPLTLNETLLNATRKTVLERSPNPNEDIQIGVLFASKAILQLLSNPLTGTFIDRVGYDIPLLIGLTIIFFSTVTFAFGESYAMLFIARSMQGLGSAFADTSGIAMIADNYTEESERSKALGIALAFISFGSLVAPPFGGILYQFAGKRVPFLVLSLISLLDGIMLLIVISPFSNRTRQNMQQGTPIYKLMIDPYIAVVAGALTTCNIPLAFLEPTISNWMKETMNASEWQMGLTWLPAFFPHILGVYITVKLAAKYPNLQWFYGALGLVIIGASSCTVPACRNFEELIIPLCFLCFGIALVDTALLPTLAFLVDIRYVSVYGSVYAIADISYSLAYALGPIVAGQIVHNSGFVQLNLGMGLVNILYAPALLFLRNVWLMKPSLSERNLLLEEGPKGLYDTIKMEERKAAKKSHGSSPGSHSMSAVLVDSDQEDSSE from the coding sequence ATGGCCACCACAGCCGTGGTCGGGCTGGCCAAGTCAGCCGTGGTGAAATTCTCAGACGTGGTTGGGGAGCGGAGTAAACAGATCAGCGGCGCGGTCCATGAACCGAAGCGGCAACGCAAGATCTTGCTGGTGATAGTATGTATCGCCATGTTACTGGACAACATGCTGTACATGGTGATAGTGCCCATTATACCAGACTACCTTGAAACTATAAGAACTTACAAACTGGTGTATCTCCCGTTGACTTTAAATGAAACGTTGCTCAACGCTACGCGAAAAACGGTCTTGGAGCGCAGTCCAAACCCAAATGAAGACATACAGATCGGAGTTCTGTTCGCATCCAAagccatcctgcagctgctatccaaccccttaaccgGCACTTTCATCGACAGGGTAGGTTACGATATCCCGCTACTCATTGGACTCACCATTATATTCTTTTCCACGGTCACGTTTGCCTTTGGCGAGAGTTATGCCATGTTGTTTATAGCGAGGAGCATGCAGGGTCTGGGCTCCGCGTTCGCCGACACTTCGGGAATCGCTATGATCGCGGACAACTACACCGAGGAGTCGGAGAGGAGCAAAGCTCTGGGCATCGCGTTAGCGTTCATCTCCTTCGGGAGCCTGGTGGCGCCTCCCTTCGGCGGGATATTGTACCAGTTCGCGGGCAAGCGGGTCCCCTTCCTAGTGCTCTCCCTCATCTCCCTGCTGGACGGCATCATGTTGCTCATCGTCATTTCGCCTTTCTCGAATAGAACCCGCCAGAACATGCAGCAGGGCACGCCGATCTACAAACTGATGATCGACCCTTACATCGCGGTGGTGGCCGGGGCCCTCACCACCTGCAACATCCCCCTGGCTTTCCTGGAGCCAACTATCTCAAATTGGATGAAAGAAACAATGAATGCCAGCgaatggcaaatgggactaacgtgGCTGCCGGCGTTCTTCCCGCACATCCTCGGCGTGTACATCACGGTGAAGCTAGCGGCTAAATATCCCAACTTACAATGGTTCTACGGAGCTCTGGGTTTGGTTATTATCGGGGCAAGTTCATGCACAGTCCCGGCCTGCAGGAACTTTGAAGAACTCATCATCCCACTGTGTTTCCTTTGTTTTGGGATAGCCCTGGTGGACACGGCCCTCTTGCCCACCCTTGCCTTCCTTGTAGATATCCGTTATGTCTCAGTGTACGGTAGTGTGTATGCTATAGCCGACATCTCCTACTCTCTCGCTTATGCCCTGGGTCCCATTGTAGCCGGGCAGATCGTCCACAATTCGGGCTTCGTGCAGCTGAACCTCGGCATGGGTTTGGTCAACATCCTGTACGCCCCTGCTCTGCTCTTCCTGAGAAACGTCTGGCTAATGAAACCCTCGCTCTCGGAGAGAAATCTCCTACTGGAGGAGGGGCCAAAAGGACTGTACGACACCATCAAAATGGAAGAACGCAAGGCGGCCAAGAAATCTCACGGCAGCTCGCCAGGTAGCCACTCCATGTCCGCGGTGTTGGTTGACTCCGATCAAGAGGACTCCAGTGAATAG